Within the Terriglobia bacterium genome, the region CCAACGGGAACGGCAACGGGACACCATCGCTGATCCAATAGCCCAGAGGGCTGGTGGAAGGGCACGGCTTTAGCCGTGCCAACGAGCGACCAAGAAGGAATGGGGCTTTAGCCCCTGAGGTATGTAGCCCGCGCGCCCTCGCGCGGGCATTCTCTTTAATGTGTCATCCCGAGCGAGGGGCTTGAGCCCCGAGTCGAGGAGCCTGCCCTGAGCGAAGTCGAAGGGACCTCTACCGTTTCCAAAATGTAGCCCGGCCGCCCTCGGCCGGGCATTCTCTTTATGCGTCATCCCGAGCGGAGCGAGGCGCAGGCGAGCGCAGTCGAAGGACCCCTACCCTCACGGGAGTCGTTCGGGGCCAACGGATTCGATCCGCAGCAGGTCAACGCGGATGATTCAGCTAAACTGCAACTAGGAATTGACCATGGCGCCGAAACGGAGATTGTCCACCCACCCCGGCGAAGTGTTGCTAGAGGAGTTTCTGAAGCCGCTGGGCATGACGCAGGCGCAGTTGGCCAAGGAACTGGGGATCTCGACCAACCGGCTGAATGAGATCGTGAGGGGCAAGCGCGGCGTGACGGCCGACACCGCTCTGCGCCTGGCGGATCACTTCAAGACCTCGGCGGAGTTCTGGATGAATCTCCAGACTGCGTACGACCTCAGCAAGGCTCGACTGGGCCGCCCGGCCGCCTGAGAAGACAGGCCCTACGCTCCACCCAGGGCGTGCGCCTGCTCTCCATGGAAGGCGGAGACAAGGTCGCCGCCGCCGTCGTCATCCCGCCGGAGGAGACCAACGGGAACGGCAACGGAACACCATCGCTGATCCAGTAGCCCGGAGGGCTGGTGGAAGGGTACGGCTTTAGCCGTGCCAACGAGCGACCAAGAAGGAATGGGGCTTTAGCCCCTGAGGTATGTAGCCCGCGCGCCCTCGCGCGGGCTTTCCTTCTGACAGAGACAGCTCAGGATGTCGCAGCTTTTAGCGACACAGACAGTTCGATTCGTTCGGCAGGACGCTTGATGCTGACAGCAGCAGTGCCATCCTCGTTCGACAAATTAAATTGACGATCGAAACTGAAAACGATTTGCTGTGCCTCGATAGGGGGCTTCTTGCCTCTACCATTTAGGCTAGCCGCGCTGATTCTGTAACCGTTGTACTCAAAGCTGAAATCCATTTTCGTGCAGAGCAGATAGAGAATCTCGGCATCGGGCTTTGGGCGTGTGCCGCCAGGACGATCACGCAGGTAAGAGCTGAGCCTAGCTCCGCCGCGATTTTCCAGTCCAAGCTCGCGCGCTGCATCGCTCTGTCCGATACCCCTAGCGTTAAGGAGCTGCTGCAACGCATCTCCAAAAGCGTGTGCAAAGTCTTTCGCGGAATCCAAGTCGTCACCCGCCATGGGACGTCAAATATATTTGACACATCGTGAATACGTCAAATATATTTGACACATCCCAATACTGCTCCCAGCACGCAGCTAGGAATCTACAATCGGGGAGAGTGGAGAAGTGGCGACTGCAAACAAAGGCGACGATAGGAAGCTAGCGGAGCTAATCCTCTACATCAGCCAGAAGTGCGCCAACGACCCAACGTTCGGTGCGGTGAAGCTAAACAAGATTCTCTGCTACTCAGACTTCCTCTTCTATGCCTACCACGGTCGCGGAATCACTAACGTTGAATACCAGAAGCTGCCATACGGACCAGCGCCTCGTCGGCTAAAGCCAGTCCGAAATCAATTAATCAAACGGCGTGCACTGGCGTTGCAAGACGTGGTCCTCAAGAATGGTCACGTCCAGAAACGAACTGTTAACCTGCGACAGCCCAACCTTTCATTATTCTCTGGCGACGAGATCGCTCTTGTGGACCGAGTAATTGAGTCAACGGAGAAAATGCCTTCCGGAGTCGTAAGCGACTACAGCCATAATCTAGTAGGCTGGCTGGTCGTGGACGAGGGTGAGACCATTCCATACGACACCATCTTCTTCTCAAATCCACCGCTATCGGAAGACGAAGCCCACCGTGCGCGTGAATTAGCGGCACAGAAGAGCCGCGCGAAGAATGGGAAGAAGGGTAGTGGCCAAGCCGCCTAAGATACGCGAAATTGTCGAGGAGGAACGGGTCACCGAACAACTTCAAGAGTTCGGAGTTTCAGCCCATCGCATTGACAATGTTATCGCCGGACTTGCGGACACTGTTTGTCGCAAGCCAGAGGTTTTTGCAAGGGAAGAGCACACTGGCTGGAGCCGAACCATCGTGAAGGCGTTTCCTCCCGACGTTCCATTCCTTCGGATCTGGTTCACCTATGACGACGATTACGTATATGTTCAATACATCGAACCTCTCGACGAGTTGGGCTCCAGGCAATGACCGAGAAAGGTGACATCAGTCATTCTTGGTCGCTCCAATCCGCTCTGGAGCGCGTGCTGCAAGTCTCCCCTTCGTCGATGCCGGGCGGAGACAAGGTTGCCGCCGCCGTCGTCATCCCGCCGGAGGAGACCAACGGGAACGGCAACAGGACACCGCCGCTGATCCAATAGGACTGGCCGTCCAGGCAGGCGCGCGCTTCGCGCAGCAAGTCAAGGGCGCGACTTGCGCCCTTGCTTCTTTTCTCCGGTATTCGTCAGGAGTCTTTTCTAGCGCTTTCCTGGTACATCCTTACGAGTGGATCTCTCCATGGCTGAGGGAACCGGATGCCGTCGAAAATGTCCTGCGAAGGAAGTCCTAATCCCCCAATACTCGCGATGAGATTAACTGCAAGATGCCCAACAAAAAACATTACAGCATTGCCATATCTCGAGACGTCGTCCGTTGACAATCGAATCTTTTCTCCTTCCTTCCAATTTGTCCACGGCGCTTGTGCGCGAAACTTCGAATCCGCAATTCCGGAGTGATGCACAGTTGCGTTTCGAACTGCACACAATTCCAGCAGATTACGACGGTCGCTTTCGTTGTCGGGAAATGGGAGGTCGCACTCTGCGGCAAGTGACTTGAACGTACCGAACTGAGAAGAAGATCGTGGTAGTTCTCTCTTCACCTCACTCAAAAGGTGGCGCATGCGCTCTCTCGGTTCCATAGCCGTGTAGTCGACGAACTTTATCCTTACTTTTGCGAAAACCTGCTTTTGCACAATCTCAGGGTGTTTCAAAAGCCAACCAACTAGGACTTCCGACATGATGGATTCCCAAGCTGCGAACATGGCGACAGCTGAGTGCATATGCACCGTGGGAAATCCATTCGTGACTTCAGTACGCAGAAATACCGTTAAGTCGAGCGGGTCGGATTTCAGCGAGGTTAAGCCAGGAAGGTTCGCTGCGGCGGGGCTGCTGCAAAATGTGAAAACTTCTTCAACCGTTAAGAAGATGTGGACTTCGTCAGCGAAATACTCGAAGAAATTGCCCAACATCGACGTGAACCACCATTGCTCGGTGCTTGTACCCGGGCTATTCATTCGGGATCTCCTTTATACAATTTCGCCGAGGCAGTGTCCGACTCGAGCGTTCTTCTCCACGACTCAGTTTGTGATAGGCGAACAGTGCTCACCCAATCGGGAGGAGCCCACGGGTCCGGCTTGCGCCCGAGTCGGTAGATCTCACCGGATGGAACCAAGTGATTTCCTTAACCTCCAGCTAGGAATGCTCGGACCGCACCGAGGATCTGCGGTCCAACAACTTCAGGATCTCCCTCGCGAAGCAAGCGGATCGGCACACGATCGTCGAGCTCGGGATTCAGTCCTGTGAGCCAAGCCTGAACGATCCTCTGACCTTCGTACTCGCTCAGCACCTTGGCAACGTGGTACGCCAGGCGCAGCCTGACTTCTGCGCCTTTATAGGGCTCAGAACCATCGATCCAGCGCTCCACGGCGCGAACATCTTTCACGCCGGCGATGTAGGCGGTGAGCTTCTTGCCTAGCATCCCCGCCAGTCCTCTCACGAGGTCCGGAAAAGCTAGCTCGATGGCTTCCCTGTGCGCCCTCAAGTCTGGCCGTGCACGCGAGTGTGCTACTACTGCCATTCGTCCCTCCCCACATGCAGAACTCTAGCTCAATAGCACATGAATGTCAATAAAATATCATACAAATGACAACATAATTGCTATGCATTCACTGGTCTGCTGGATCGTCCAGACTATGTTGTCAATACCTCTGGAAGCTATAAATCCGGCTAAGTGGCTGATTGCGTGGGAAATCGAGGTGACGGCGGGGTGGTACTTTTGGGGTGCTGAAAATGCTATTCTAAAAGAAGAGAGTCAGTTTCGAGTTTCTCGTTTCTAGCAAACCCGAAGAACCCCTCACGGTTCAGCTGTCAATACCCCTGAAAGCTACAAAACCCGCTAAGCCACTGGTGCGGCAGGAAATAGAAAATTGTGGAAAACGTCGGATTCACCCCTGGTGAATTGCTATTCTGGAAGTAGAGAGTTGAGCCGCTTTTCGGGCGTGAGCGCAGCGGGAGCCCGCTGGCGAAATCCTGAGCCGAAGGCGAAGGATCCCGAAAAGACCTACTAGCTGCTAGCTTCCAGCTACTTCCTCCAAAATGCCCAAGCGTCAGTGGAACCCCAAACTAATCGGGGAGCGGGCGGAGTGTGCCTTCATCAAGGCTGCGTTTGACCATGCGCTGATTGTCTCCAAACCCCTCTGGGACAGCGCCCCTTACGACTTCATTGTCCAACTGCGAAAACCATCCAACCGCAGAGGCCGCGGAGACCGCGGAGGTTATCTTTATTCGATTCAGGTAAAAGCCGTCAGTGTTTTGACCCGCTGTGGTTATGTCCTTTCCACCCGCCGCAGCCTTGGTCATCCCTATCGCCGCGGCGACCTCGACTATTTCGCCGGATGGATCATGCCCCTCGACATCTGGTACATCATCCCCGCCTCCGAGGTCATCCCCGCCAAGGCCGCTGCCCTCTACCCCCACAAGAAACGCAGCCGCGGCAAGTTCGAAAAATTCCGCGAAGCCTGGCACCTGCTGAGCGAACCCCAGGTCTTGACCCATTGCCCTCCCGGGCGTAGGCTGCGCTGACTTCCCGCGAGTTCAGGAGGAGTCCCATGGTCTCGCTTGCTTCGTTGTGGCTGCCGATCGTCCTGTCCGCGGTGATCGTGTTCATCGCCAGTTCCGTCATGCACATGGCCCTGAAGTATCACCAGGGCGACTACCGCAAGCTCCCCGACGAAGACAAGCTGCTCCCGGTGCTGCGCGCCGCCGCCCTGACCCGCGGCTTGTACATGTTCCCCTACTGCAAGCACGAAGAGATGAAGTCGCCGGAGATGGCGGAAAAGTGGAAGCAAGGGCCGTGCGGCATCCTCACCGTCTTCCCCACCGGCATGCCGCAGATGCCGAAGTTCCTGGGCCAATGGATCGGCTATTGCCTGCTGATCAATTTCTTCGTCGCGTACCTGGCGGCGCACACGCTGGCCCCCGGTGCGCACTACCTCG harbors:
- a CDS encoding SocA family protein: MATANKGDDRKLAELILYISQKCANDPTFGAVKLNKILCYSDFLFYAYHGRGITNVEYQKLPYGPAPRRLKPVRNQLIKRRALALQDVVLKNGHVQKRTVNLRQPNLSLFSGDEIALVDRVIESTEKMPSGVVSDYSHNLVGWLVVDEGETIPYDTIFFSNPPLSEDEAHRARELAAQKSRAKNGKKGSGQAA
- a CDS encoding HigA family addiction module antidote protein — protein: MAPKRRLSTHPGEVLLEEFLKPLGMTQAQLAKELGISTNRLNEIVRGKRGVTADTALRLADHFKTSAEFWMNLQTAYDLSKARLGRPAA
- a CDS encoding DUF2384 domain-containing protein; the protein is MAVVAHSRARPDLRAHREAIELAFPDLVRGLAGMLGKKLTAYIAGVKDVRAVERWIDGSEPYKGAEVRLRLAYHVAKVLSEYEGQRIVQAWLTGLNPELDDRVPIRLLREGDPEVVGPQILGAVRAFLAGG